Proteins from a genomic interval of Thunnus thynnus chromosome 5, fThuThy2.1, whole genome shotgun sequence:
- the LOC137183373 gene encoding pulmonary surfactant-associated protein D-like → MRLCLLLCILCLMAPVGYSQLPGPPGPTEPAGPMGLPGSAGAPGPRGFPVLPMPPGPPVPAGPPGPPGLRGFPGPVGPPGPPGPAGPPGICGRDLLGFVDQDFEAFKKSFSKLDLAVKNNFVRKVGQKYFVSNKERGSFSRAIEFCSQQDLELALPKNEEENSALTQLFGEVDKMVWINVNNKKAEGNFETDVNRPLTFTKWGEGQPHKSVRDTGCTMLSENGVWRVSQDCSVNAYIICQI, encoded by the exons ATGAGGCTGTGTCTCCTACTCTGCATCCTTTGCCTGATGGCTCCTGTTGGCTACAGTCAGCTTCCAGGTCCCCCTGGTCCCACAG AACCTGCCGGACCAATGGGACTTCCTGGATCTGCTGGTGCCCCTGGACCCCGTGGATTTCCTGTACTCCCTATGCCACCTGGACCCCCTGTACCCGCTGGACCCCCTGGACCTCCTGGACTCCGTGGATTCCCTGGACCTGTCGGACCTCCTGGACCTCCTGGACCTGCTGGACCTCCTGGGATATGTGGACGAG ATCTACTTGGCTTTGTTGACCAGGACTTTGAAGCCTTCAAGAAAAGCTTTTCTAAGTTGGATCTGG ctgTAAAGAACAACTTTGTCAGGAAAGTTGGTCAGAAATACTTCGTGTCAAACAAGGAGAGAGGCTCTTTCTCCCGGGCCATCGAGTTCTGCTCCCAACAAGACTTAGAGCTGGCTTTGCCCAAGAACGAGGAGGAGAACAGTGCACTGACTCAGTTGTTTGGTGAAGTGGACAAAATGGTCTGGATCAATGTCAACAATAAAAAAGCAGAGGGTAATTTTGAGACAGATGTGAACCGTCCCCTGACCTTCACCAAATGGGGTGAAGGGCAGCCACACAAATCTGTCCGGGATACAGGCTGCACCATGCTGTCAGAAAACGGTGTCTGGCGAGTGTCACAAGATTGCTCTGTGAATGCTTACATCATTTGtcagatataa